Proteins encoded in a region of the Anopheles aquasalis chromosome 2, idAnoAquaMG_Q_19, whole genome shotgun sequence genome:
- the LOC126569057 gene encoding uncharacterized protein LOC126569057, which translates to MDPVTLPSTDTSTFCRLCLSSINLMTVIKRDAADLAVHEPVLALLRTHLNLQLDELKDFPCAVCEVCLTVLRNFDALHHTARRYSRALRDLLQEKYCTGAPNHNTARLARVRNTPSAQIQPMLEENVLLEICDAPLPGEDEANELQRMLQHGEIVLEEYHVTDAPSDEEQVSVEPKKYVPENRGQISSRIVPVLRSSIIRQNELANGGPSRKVLHPAVVRGRIVGSSSSPTVNSNKTPSTQDLTMPKIITRTVPQPVRVVAKALTVSTVHPARDLDTDGGGLQATAKKLFRCDQCSSRFVEQKNYYNHVCKKAYKEPQLNRKERVPPVEVEMLRFRCTVCDTEYRNKLHLNKHEYEAHGKCNEDYGVKCSICDMMFSQKQDYRLHVAAMHPSDLKFTIDMSPGQTINKGEISLRKVVKKID; encoded by the exons ATGGATCCTGTGACGCT CCCGAGCACCGATACGAGCACGTTCTGCCGGTTATGCCTGTCGAGCATAAATCTGATGACCGTGATAAAGCGGGATGCGGCGGATCTGGCGGTGCACGAGCCAGTGCTTGCGCTCCTTCGTACCCATCTTAATCTGCAGTTGGACGAATTGAAGGACTTCCCGTGCGCGGTGTGCGAAGTGTGCTTGACCGTGCTGCGGAACTTCGATGCCCTGCATCATACCGCTCGCAGATACAGCAGGGCTCTGCGGGATCTGCTACAAGAGAAATACTGTACCGGCGCGCCCAACCACAACACCGCAAGATTGGCACGAGTACGGAATACGCCGAGCGCACAAATCCAGCCAATGTTGGAGGAGAATGTGTTGCTAGAAATCTGCGATGCGCCCTTGCCTGGTGAAGATGAAGCAAATGAACTGCAGCGTATGTTACAGCACGGTGAAATCGTTCTGGAGGAATACCACGTTACCGATGCACCGAGTGATGAAGAACAGGTCAGCGTTGAACCGAAAAAGTATGTACCAGAAAACCGTGGccaaatcagcagcagaattGTACCGGTACTGAGATCTTCAATCATCAGGCAGAACGAGCTGGCGAACGGTGGTCCATCCCGTAAGGTACTGCATCCTGCTGTCGTAAGAGGAAGAATCGTtggatcatcatcctcacccACCGTCAACTCGAACAAAACTCCTTCCACTCAGGATTTGACGATGCCTAAAATCATAACTCGAACTGTACCGCAACCGGTGCGTGTCGTTGCTAAGGCACTTACCGTTAGCACTGTCCATCCGGCGAGAGATCTAGATACCGATGGCGGTGGACTTCAGGCTACGGCAAAGAAACTGTTCCGCTGTGACCAGTGTTCGAGCCGATTCGTCGAGCAAAAGAACTACTATAACCACGTGTGCAAAAAAGCATACAAAGAGCCCCAGCTCAATCGCAAAGAGCGAGTACCGCCTGTCGAGGTGGAAATGCTACGGTTTCGCTGTACCGTGTGCGATACTGAGTATCGGAACAAGCTGCACCTCAATAAACACGAGTACGAAGCACACGGAAAATGCAACGAAGACTACGGAGTCAAGTGCAGCATCTGCGATATGATGTTCTCGCAGAAACAGGACTACCGACTGCACGTGGCGGCGATGCATCCAAGCGATCTCAAATTTACAATCGACATGAGCCCGGGCCAGACGATCAATAAGGGAGAGATTTCGTTGAGAAAGGTAGTAAAAAAGATCGACTAA
- the LOC126575212 gene encoding uncharacterized protein LOC126575212 — MNERTEEDGSFYQRTSDNSSSTTGITTDGCYSNAVFNDSSDTFEDEETAPLTKPPCIPLVTTGIKHNAQRLTVSTTGCSDRFHRSHSMRSSFNSLRNLRTRLKQGPSLSSSSSSSLTGGHGNVGISNKARNSPAYHHHHHHHHLPTVGDLARPSVAIGTESSTGNGRHFSRSSSDDMRRSLRNKLHKLKITYTELRRLQSKVLQEKRTPDTTASSLCDDDQLSSGEGSLASLPENVPAKAAALLLEGFSRSGCMQSSLKVHRRPPSVPPAKECENLPTVYCPEANQLTVSRKQRIDNTGELEGDTVVTSCQESEACTTSSKSESQREQQPLTVARTATIRKGSVWANNSSKISLPDLVTRSLSNLELPSCRITCPSIPRPGSRSNSPRPKSTASSTNSLATIETATTATSALSLPTHGTPTSEYPSGATSAVSLTYEDELVPAVGRKKGAISALLGSLPSVASALNRISSASSPNLSSSSSSGVVTSRTGDRMEYLLPHQQHPPSAATSQPSVVVGGGTNKLVSSSSPAKRQLSPKILKKSRHLSTSSAEEIDTTKGNGKGGAGITTGTVEAERNAKNAQHLVLLRSNRLTVSDNHNLSSSGAGGGGTATVDVLAGHNAHSVSPLPSVYHHHHPYHHHHQHQQHQQQQQQHINAVPPSYWKQKKLPTKKQHKQLQAQLDKLTQINIHLQALFSAVEHGHLEKARTILESTDVDVNSLNNDGLTPLDVAVLSNNRSMTKMLLQQGAIENAHSLQAANSNMGLHLNNLLCEAEATVHELGNFDSNQSGGGGTGNERTGGSGANAGKTTFSNIIGSGGTSVTSCTGNEIDKQVGLWERRVKGLRRMILGWEQTKPPDVPNRIDIDVTGCSAVSLRMYEPLEGAITTKFKVQWSSRSDFSNVVGEREISEWCSFHGCMGAVCNLNELIQGRRYFFRACAGNVKGWGPYKLSVPNCVVPSSWRDVEGRDNRFAGKQRHLDELFNAVRLARPEDASEIAPDGAGQQQKRATKKKTTIKQLFSAASKFQKNLKRGIYLACVLYHEDKLLLTNEDFVPVIEIDETFTSNLHTDFYWLMKVACTWDDVKLLRMDMERNASSAIHFRTKLLSAACQMQSALSITDLGQLFYRPLRDVHGTVVLSCVNCIKSPKAVSVLNSRWIPLNKIHKKLTLSSEDSTINEILMNSIQEQINYHQVSNIRLPRGLYVGYLKMQSSVDVIQVVVPVKAPNVLPHCKIRDNPHISAEEWELIKQHKPSSILEFRPKHQGPTEVQLHFLELLTKAVHNLFQYMDIPTEVAIAHRLYDIEVIELNGDVSFLIICPPAESSCAVPGQKESLLQRGDLFSMPIQAFEMIHLKTYQSSIIQKYSRLSCILELDTMLANHLHREAFSSSELQKAKDRLAKLQELSGGLNSIWKGVRWLMDVIGYARDRANMPELNMKQILDYKSTYFGKLPRMGEKKKGGSETQLLHPGPVGGGVNSFHKSSPGRGSWPGPAVDSSLGHNGLLDAEHSKSEQLLKYTSARFLNVSQANSRKNSADSNSGATNSSYYSVMGVEPEKEFVVPRLPPSRSEDTLNSSHCGTDGPGKMMMVHGGGGGGGGGGGGNVGAGGQEGGKKRPPTIYSSYSATSSPLLNVRSPFLVPMGPPAPTQPPVAISKPLEENEENVTNKAQTHGALGATGGPGGAPLKLFAKKSRDQALKAINFIEREQQQEMENFEETKPILTTTYLKPTLAALQNEAKGYSAQTPLDVVIEPAAPVTTSTPASTASTTTTSTLTLNESPAKGSSDTASSGELAAAAASAAAAAPPQSSTTTTSSSTAQSSNDETAVAAGIVATATSILQVYAAYETGLPSGTSLKLRVTPKTSAREVIDLVVKQLNMAVVLKGRDGPIYTPDRLDNFCLVAVIGARERCLRDDFRPLQLQNPWRKGRLYVRQKHDLLAAIEHSNRESADI; from the exons ATGAACGAGAGGACGGAAGAGGATGGGTCCTTCTACCAGCGCACGAgtgacaacagcagcagcaccactggtATCACCACGGACGGTTGCTACTCCAACGCGGTGTTTAACGATAGCAGCGATACATTCGAGGACGAGGAAACTGCGCCGCTCACTAAGCCACCCTGCATTCCGTTGGTCACCACCGGTATAAAGCACAACGCACAACGGTTGACAGTTTCTACCACGGGCTGCTCGGATCGTTTCCACCGTAGCCATTCGATGCGTTCATCGTTTAATTCGCTCCGAAATCTGCGTACTCGCCTAAAGCAAGGaccttcgttgtcgtcctcgtcgtcgtcgtcgttgacgggTGGCCATGGAAACGTGGGGATCAGCAATAAAGCAAGAAACTCACCggcgtaccaccaccaccatcatcatcatcatctaccgACCGTGGGTGATTTGGCACGGCCATCGGTCGCCATCGGTACTGAAAGTAGCACCGGAAATGGACGGCATTTCAGCCGCTCCAGCAGCGATGACATGCGACGGAGCTTACGGAACAAGCTGcacaaattaaaaatcacCTACACCGAGCTACGCCGGCTACAGTCGAAGGTACTGCAGGAGAAACGTACCCCGGACACAACGGCCAGCTCACTGTGTGACGATGACCAGTTGTCGTCCGGTGAAGGGTCGCTAGCATCACTTCCGGAGAATGTTCCGGCCAAAGCGGCCGCCCTACTGTTGGAGGGCTTCTCTCGGTCCGGATGCATGCAGAGTTCGCTGAAAGTGCACCGTAGACCCCCGTCAGTACCGCCGGCGAAGGAGTGCGAGAACCTGCCAACGGTGTATTGTCCAGAGGCGAACCAACTAACTGTCAGCAGAAAACAGCGGATAGACAACACCGGTGAACTGGAAGGTGACACGGTCGTGACGTCGTGTCAGGAAAGCGAAGCATGTACGACGTCGTCGAAGAGCGAGAGtcaacgggagcagcagcccTTGACCGTGGCCAGGACGGCCACGATACGGAAGGGTTCCGTTTgggcaaacaacagcagca AGATCAGTCTACCGGATCTGGTTACTAGATCGCTGTCGAACCTAGAGCTACCCAGCTGTCGCATTACCTGTCCGAGTATACCGCGTCCGGGATCGCGATCCAACTCCCCACGCCCAAAGTCAACGGCAAGCTCAACGAACTCACTGGCCACGATCGAAACAGCGACGACGGCCACCTCCGCCCTATCGCTACCAACGCACGGTACTCCCACCAGCGAGTATCCATCGGGAGCGACCAGTGCTGTCTCGTTGACGTACGAAGATGAGCTCGTACCTGCGGTCGGGCGCAAGAAAGGAGCCATTAGTGCGCTGCTCGGTTCCCTACCGTCGGTAGCGTCGGCCTTGAACCGTATCTCGAGCGCCAGCTCGCCGAACCTCTCAAGCTCATCAAGCAGTGGAGTAGTAACCAGCAGAACCGGGGACAGAATGGAGTATTTGTTGCCGCATCAACAGCATCCTCCCAGTGCGGCCACTTCACAACCGTCCGTCGTAGTTGGCGGTGGTACGAACAAGCTAGTATCGTCCTCCTCGCCAGCGAAACGACAGCTTTCACCAAAGATCCTGAAGAAGTCGCGCCACCTATCGACCAGCTCGGCCGAGGAGATAGACACGACGAAGGGTAACGGCAAGGGCGGTGCTGGTATTACTACCGGCACGGTCGAGGCCGAGCGGAATGCCAAGAACGCACAGCACTTGGTGTTGTTGCGCTCGAACCGGCTCACCGTCAGTGACAATCACAATCTAAGCAGCAGTGGCGCCGGCGGCGGAGGAACTGCCACCGTCGATGTCCTGGCCGGGCACAATGCGCACAGTGTTTCTCCGCTTCCCTCGGtctaccatcatcaccatccgtaccaccatcaccaccagcatcagcaacatcagcagcagcagcaacagcatattAACGCTGTTCCACCCTCCTACTGGAAGCAGAAAAAGCTGCCAACGaagaagcaacacaaacagcTACAGGCACAGCTCGACAAGCTGACACAGATCAACATCCATCTGCAGG CTTTATTCTCCGCGGTCGAGCATGGGCACCTGGAGAAAGCCCGCACGATCCTGGAAAGCACGGACGTGGACGTTAACAGTCTCAACAACGATGGGCTTACGCCGCTCGATGTGGCCGTACTCAGCAATAACCGATCGATGACCAAAATGTTGCTCCAACAGGGTGCCATCGAAAATGCTCATTCTT TGCAagcggccaacagcaacatgggACTGCATCTGAACAATTTGCTGTGCGAAGCGGAGGCGACCGTGCATGAGCTGGGCAACTTTGACAGCAATCAAtcgggcggtggtggaaccggaaacgaacgTACCGGCGGATCCGGCGCCAACGCCGGCAAGACGACCTTCTCCAATATCATCG GCAGTGGCGGTACATCGGTGACGAGTTGCACGGGTAACGAAATCGATAAGCAGGTTGGACTGTGGGAGCGGCGCGTGAAAGGGCTCCGGCGGATGATACTCGGCTGGGAGCAAACGAAACCACCCGACGTACCGAACCGCATCGATATCGACGTCACCGGATGCAGTGCGGTCAGCTTGCGGATGTACGAACCGCTGGAAGGTGCCATAACGACCAAATTCAAAG TGCAATGGTCATCACGGTCGGACTTTAGTAATGTGGTGGGCGAGCGAGAGATTAGCGAATGGTGCAGCTTCCATGGGTGTATGGGCGCGGTGTGCAATCTGAACGAACTGATCCAGGGCCGGCGGTACTTCTTCCGGGCCTGTGCCGGCAATGTGAAGGGCTGGGGACCGTACAAACTGTCCGTACCGAACTGCGTCGTACCGTCCA GTTGGCGTGATGTGGAAGGACGAGACAATCGGTTCGCTGGCAAGCAACGCCATCTGGACGAGCTGTTCAACGCGGTACGGTTGGCGCGACCCGAGGATGCGTCCGAGATCGCACCCGAcggtgctggccagcagcagaagcgagcgacaaagaagaaaaccacCATCAAGCAGCTTTTCTCGGCTGCCTCCAAGTTTCAGAAGAATCTCAAACG CGGGATCTACCTAGCGTGCGTCCTGTACCACGAGGATAAACTATTGCTCACCAACGAAGACTTTGTGCCGgtaattgaaattgatgaaacattcacCAGCAATCTGCACACGGATTTCTACTGGCTGATGAAG GTGGCCTGTACATGGGACGATGTGAAGCTGTTGCGGATGGATATGGAACGGAATGCTTCGTCGGCGATACACTTCCGCACCAAGCTCCTCTCGGCCGCCTGTCAGATGCAGTCCGCCCTCTCCATCACCGATCTTGGCCAGCTGTTCTATCGGCCACTGCGAGACGTCCATGGTACCGTCGTGTTGTCGTGTGTAAACTGCATTAAG AGCCCGAAGGCAGTGTCGGTGCTCAACTCACGGTGGATTCCGTTGAACAAAATTCACAAGAAATTGACGCTCTCGTCGGAGGACAGCACCATCAACGAGATTCTCATGAACTCGATCCAGGAGCAGATCAACTACCATCAGGTCTCGAACATTCGGCTCCCGCGCGGTCTCTACGTCGGCTATCTGAAGATGCAAAGCTCGGTCGACGTGATAcaggtggtggtcccggtgaAGGCACCGAATGTGCTGCCTCACTGTAAGATACGTGACAATCCTCATATATCAGC TGAAGAATGGGAATTGATTAAGCAACACAAACCCTCCAGCATACTAGAGTTTCGACCAAAGCATCAGGGGCCGACGGAGGTGCAGCTACACTTTCTCGAGCTGCTCACGAAAGCGGTACACAATCTGTTCCAGTACATGGACATCCCGACCGAGGTAGCGATTGCGCACCGGCTCTACGACATCGAGGTGATCGAGTTGAACGGTGACGTCAGCTTCCTGATCATATGCCCTCCAGCGGAAAGCAGCTGTGCGGTGCCGGGCCAGAAGGAAAGCCTCCTCCAGCGAGGCGATCTATTCTCGATGCCAATCCAGGCGTTCGAGATGATACACCTGAAAACGTACCagagcagcatcatccagAAGTATTCCCGGTTATCCTGTATCCTCGAACTGGATACGATGCTGGCCAACCATTTGCACCGGGAAGCATTCAGCAGCTCGGAGCTACAGAAGGCAAAAGATCGGCTAGCGAAGCTCCAGGAGCTCTCGGGAGGACTCAACAGCATCTGGAAGGGTGTCCGCTGGTTAATGGACGTTATAGGTTATGCGCGCGATCGTGCCAACATGCCAGAGCTAAACATGAAACAGATACTGGACTACAAGAGCACCTACTTCGGGAAGCTACCGCGAATGGgtgagaaaaagaagggaggCAGTGAGACGCAACTGCTACATCCGGGCCCAGTCGGTGGTGGAGTGAACAGTTTTCACAAGAGTAGCCCCGGCCGAGGCTCGTGGCCTGGACCGGCAGTCGACAGCAGCCTCGGGCACAATGGGCTGCTCGATGCGGAACATTCCAAGTCGGAGCAGCTGCTCAAGTACACCAGTGCCCGGTTTCTGAACGTGAGTCAGGCGAATTCACGCAAAAACAGTGCCGATTCCAACTCGGGTGCCACGAATAGCAGCTACTATTCGGTGATGGGTGTAGAACCGGAGAAGGAGTTTGTCGTGCCACGGTTGCCACCGTCACGCTCTGAGGACACACTCAACAGTTCGCACTGTGGTACGGACGGACCggggaaaatgatgatggtgcacggtggtggtggtggtggtggtggtggtggtggtggtaatgtaGGTGCCGGTGGCCAAGAAGGTGGAAAAAAGCGTCCACCTACTATCTACTCTAGCTACTCGGCCACCTCGAGCCCACTGCTTAACGTACGATCACCGTTCCTAGTACCGATGGGACCACCGGCCCCGACACAGCCACCGGTAGCCATCAGCAAGCCGCTCGAggagaacgaagaaaacgtGACCAACAAAGCGCAAACGCACGGTGCGCTGGGTGCGACCGGaggccccgggggggcaccGCTCAAACTGTTCGCAAAGAAAAGCCGCGATCAAGCGCTGAAAGCGATCAACTTTATCGagcgcgaacagcagcaggagatggaAAACTTTGAGGAAACGAAACCGATCCTTACTACCACGTACCTAAAGCCCACGCTGGCGGCCCTGCAGAATGAGGCGAAAGGATACAGCGCACAAACTCCGCTCGATGTAGTGATCGAACCGGCCGCTccagtcaccaccagcacaccagcatccaccgctagtactactactacttctacgcTTACCTTGAACGAGTCACCAGCGAAAGGATCCTCGGATACGGCGAGCAGCGGggaactagcagcagcagctgcatcagcagcagcagcagcgcctccaCAATcaagcacaaccaccaccagcagtagcaccgcTCAGTCGAGCAACGATGAGACGGCCGTCGCAGCCGGTATCGTTGCGACGGCCACCAGCATCCTGCAAGTGTATGCCGCTTACGAAACTGGTCTCCCCAGCGGAACCTCACTGAAGCTGCGCGTCACTCCGAAGACGAGTGCGCGCGAGGTGATCGATCTCGTCGTGAAACAGCTCAATATGGCGGTCGTGCTGAAGGGACGGGACGGTCCCATCTATACGCCCGATCGGCTCGACAACTTTTGCCTGGTCGCTGTGATAGGTGCCCGCGAACGCTGCCTACGGGACGACTTCCGTCCACTGCAGCTGCAAAATCCCTGGCGCAAGGGGCGCTTGTACGTGCGCCAGAAGCACGATCTGCTTGCCGCCATCGAGCACTCGAATCGCGAATCGGCCGACATCTAA
- the LOC126578238 gene encoding serine/threonine-protein phosphatase 5 — translation MSSATEETIQQASNSPGAPVANESAPENPLQKKADELGARGNEFFKEQNYEKAIELYTEAIEVCPNERFYANRSFAHFRTEAYGYALADADQAIALKNSYTKAYYRRAAAMMALGRFKKALADLEFVAKRCPSSKDAQDKYSECKKMVNKIAFEKAIAVEHQEKTVAKMCRDLEFVSIEDDYNGPKLEDGKVTLEFMKSLLDWYKNQNKLHKNFAYKILCDMETLLTTQPSLVEITVPDEEKFTVCGDIHGQFYDLLNIFEINGLPSPTNPYLFNGDFVDRGSFSVECIFTLFGFKLLYPNHFFLSRGNHESFNMNQLYGFTGEVVSKYSQNMADMFTLVYNWLPLCHLINKKVLVMHGGLFSRDNVSLDELRKIDRNRQPPEEGLMCELLWSDPHPLNGRVPSKRGVGIQFGPDVTEAFLKHNNLDYIIRSHEVKANGYEVDHNGKCITVFSAPNYCDQMKNLGAFITLKGNDLTPKFTTYQEVPHPSVRPMAYASPLSLMA, via the exons ATGTCGTCGGCCACAGAAGAAACGatccagcaagccagcaacTCACCCGGTGCGCCGGTAGCGAATGAAAGTGCGCCCGAAAACCCGCTGCAAAAGAAGGCCGACGAGCTGGGCGCGCGTGGAAATGAGTTTTTCAAAG AGCAAAACTACGAGAAGGCGATCGAACTGTACACGGAAGCCATCGAGGTCTGCCCCAACGAGCGGTTCTACGCGAATCGCAGCTTCGCCCACTTCCGGACGGAAGCGTACGGGTACGCGCTGGCCGATGCCGATCAAGCTATCGCGCTCAAGAACAGCTACACCAAAGCGTACTATCGCCgggcggcggcgatgatggcaCTGGGCCGGTTCAAGAAGGCGCTCGCGGATCTCGAGTTTGTGGCGAAACGGTGTCCCAGCTCAAAGGACGCACAGGACAAGTACTCCGAGTGCAAGAAGATGGTGAACAAGATCGCCTTCGAAAAGGCCATCGCGGTAGAGCACCAGGAAAAGACGGTAGCAAAGATGTGCCGCGATCTCGAGTTTGTGT CCATCGAGGATGATTACAACGGACCGAAGCTCGAGGACGGAAAGGTCACGCTAGAATTCATGAAGAGCCTTCTAGATTGGTACAAAAATCAGaacaaattgcacaaaaaCTTTGCTTACAAG ATACTGTGCGACATGGAAACGCTGCTGACGACACAGCCGTCGCTGGTGGAGATTACCGTGCCGGATGAGGAGAAATTTACCGTGTGCGGTGACATCCATGGCCAGTTTTACGATTTGCTCAACATTTTCGAAATCAACGGGCTACCGTCACCGACCAATCCGTACCTGTTCAACGGTGATTTCGTCGACCGGGGCTCGTTCTCGGTCGAGTGTATCTTCACCCTGTTCGGCTTTAAGCTGCTGTACCCGAACCACTTCTTCCTGTCGCGTGGCAACCACGAAAGCTTCAACATGAACCAGCTGTACGGCTTCACCGGCGAGGTGGTATCAAAGTATTCGCAAAACATGGCCGACATGTTCACGCTCGTCTACAACTGGCTACCGCTGTGCCATCTGATCAACAAgaaggtgctggtgatgcacGGTGGTCTCTTCTCGCGCGATAACGTTTCGCTGGACGAACTGCGCAAAATTGACCGCAATCGACAGCCACCGGAGGAGGGCCTGATGTGCGAGCTGCTCTGGTCCGATCCGCACCCGCTGAATGGCCGGGTACCGTCCAAGCGCGGCGTTGGCATTCAGTTCGGACCGGATGTGACGGAAGCATTCCTGAAGCACAACAACCTCGACTACATCATCCGCAGCCACGAGGTGAAGGCGAATGGGTACGAGGTGGACCACAATGGCAAGTGTATTACCGTGTTTTCGGCTCCCAACTACTG CGATCAAATGAAGAACCTGGGAGCCTTCATCACGCTGAAGGGCAACGATTTGACGCCGAAATTCACCACCTATCAAGAAGTG CCCCATCCCTCCGTGAGGCCGATGGCGTACGCCAGTCCGCTCAGTCTTATGGCATAA
- the LOC126569056 gene encoding sphingosine-1-phosphate lyase — MEPHLRLVTGSIDRVFTGRQPWQIVAITTTTVLSAVWLCQVLFQDESLYSRAKKKVFKLARLIPQVRRRVEEEIDKINDGFVKDISQKGAYYTELPGDGLSPEAIIAKVDEYLELGHYRWKEGYISGAVYYYNPELIKLVTSVYGKASYTNPLHPDVFPGVCKMEAEVVRMTATLFQGGASACGTMTTGGTESIMMACKAYRDYARETRGVTTPNMVLPVTAHTGFDKAAQYLNIFSKVVPVDPVTTAVDIRAMERAINRNTVMLVGSAPNFPYGTMDDIEAIAALGRKYNIPVHVDACLGGFLIVFMKRAGYPVPPFDFRVPGVTSISADTHKYGYTPKGSSVVLYSEKKYRHHQYTVTTDWPGGVYGSPTVNGSRAGGIIAATWATMINFGLDGYVEATKRIIDTTRYIEQQLRAMKNIFIFGTPATSVIGIGSKDFDIFLLGGELNSLGWNLNSLQFPSGIHICVTYMHTENGVAQKFVDDVRTKVALIMQNPTKPVEGKMAIYGIAQSLPDRALIGDFTRCFIDSMYYTPIDKKATK, encoded by the exons ATGGAACCGCATCTACGGCTCGTAACTGGATCCATCGATCGCGTTTTCACGGGACGGCAACCGTGGCAAATCGTGGCCATCACGACGACCACCGTCCTGAGTGCCGTCTGGCTGTGTCAGGTGTTGTTCCAGGATGAGAGCCTGTACAGCcgtgcgaagaagaaggtgttcAAGCTGGCCCGCCTCATACCGCAGGTGCGTCGCCGAGTGGAGGAAGAGATCGACAAGATCAACGATGGGTTCGTGAAGGACATTAGCCAGAAGGGTGCGTACTACACCGAGCTGCCAGGCGATGGGCTATCCCCGGAGGCCATCATTGCCAAAGTGGACGAATATCTCGAGCTGGGACACTACCGATGGAAGGAGGGTTACATCTCCGGTGCCGTGTACTACTACAACCCGGAACTTATCAAACTGGTGACGAGTGTGTACGGTAAGGCGTCCTACACGAATCCACTCCATCCGGATGTGTTCCCGGGTGTGTGCAAAATGGAGGCGGAAGTCGTTCGCATGACGGCTACACTGTTTCAAGGCGGAGCAAGCGCTTGCGGTACCATGACGACGGGTGGTACGGAATCGATCATGATGGCCTGCAAAGCGTATCGAGATTATGCGCGCGAAACGCGTGGAGTGACGACACCGAACATGGTGCTCCCCGTGACGGCCCATACGGGGTTCGATAAGGCGGCCCAGTACCTGAACATCTTCTCAAAGGTGGTACCGGTCGATCCGGTCACGACGGCCGTGGACATACGTGCGATGGAGCGTGCCATCAATCGCAACACCGTAATGCTCGTCGGTTCGGCGCCAAATTTCCcgtacggtacgatggacgaCATCGAGGCGATCGCTGCTCTGGGCCGCAAGTACAACATTCCCGTACACGTCGACGCCTGTCTCGGTGGGTTCCTGATTGTGTTCATGAAGCGTGCCGGCTATCCGGTGCCTCCGTTTGACTTCCGTGTTCCCGGAGTGACGAGCATTTCGGCCGATACGCACAAGTACGGCTACACACCGAAGGGTTCGTCGGTGGTGCTCTACTCGGAGAAGAAGTACCGACACCATCAGTACACGGTGACGACCGATTGGCCAGGCGGTGTTTATGGGTCTCCGACGGTGAACGGATCCCGTGCCGGTGGTATCATTGCCGCTACCTGGGCCACTATGATCAACTTTGGACTGGATGGTTACGTGGAGGCAACGAAGCGAATCATCGACACCACGCGCTACATCGAGCAACA GTTACGAGCGATGAAGAATATCTTTATCTTTGGTACCCCGGCTACCAGCGTGATTGGAATCGGATCCAAAGACTTTGACATCTTTCTGCTGGGCGGTGAGCTCAACAGTTTGGGATGGAATCTAAACTCCCTGCAGTTTCCCTCAGG CATCCACATCTGCGTGACGTACATGCACACGGAGAATGGAGTGGCGCAAAAGTTTGTCGACGATGTTCGCACAAAAGTGGCCTTAATCATGCAAAATCCCACGAAGCCTGTCGAGGGCAAGATGGCTATCTACGGCATAGCTCAGTCCCTGCCAGATCGTGCGCTTATTGGCGATTTCACGCGTTGCTTCATCGATTCCATGTATTACACGCCGATCGACAAGAAGGCAACCAAGTAG